A section of the Prionailurus bengalensis isolate Pbe53 chromosome C2, Fcat_Pben_1.1_paternal_pri, whole genome shotgun sequence genome encodes:
- the LOC122491451 gene encoding heterogeneous nuclear ribonucleoprotein A3-like isoform X2 — MEGHDPKEPEQLRKLFIGGLSFETTDDSLREHFEKWGTLTDCVVMRDPQTKRSRGFGFVTYSCVEEVDAAMCARPHKVDGRVVEPKRAVSREDSVKPGAHLTVKKIFVGGIKEDTEEYNLRDYFEKYGKIETIEVMEDRQSGKKRGFAFVTFDDHDTVDKIVVQKYHTINGHNCEVKKALSKQEMQSAGSQRGRGGGSGNFMGRGGNFGGGGNFGRSGNFGGRGGYGGGGGGSRGSYGGGDGGYNGFGGDGGNYGGGPGYSSRGGYGGSGPGYGNQGGGYGGGGGGYDGYNEGGNFGGNYGGGGNYNDFGNYSGQQQSNYGPMKGGSFGGRSSGSPYGGGYGSGGGSGGYGSRRF; from the exons ATGGAG GGCCATGATCCAAAGGAACCAGAGCAGTTAAGAAAACTGTTTATTGGTGGTTTGAGCTTTGAAACTACAGATGATAGTTTaagagaacattttgaaaaatggggCACACTTACAGATTGTGTGGTGATGAGAGACCCCCAAACAAAACGTTCCAGGGGTTTTGGTTTTGTGACTTACTCTTGTGTGGAGGAGGTGGATGCAGCAATGTGTGCTCGACCACACAAGGTTGATGGGCGTGTAGTGGAACCAAAGAGAGCTGTTTCTAGAGAGGATTCTGTAAAGCCTGGTGCCCATCTAACTGTGAAGAAAATTTTTGTCGGTGGtattaaagaagatacagaagaatatAATTTGAGAGACTACTTTGAAAAGTATGGCAAGATTGAAACCATAGAAGTTATGGAGGACAGGCAgagtggaaaaaagagaggatTTGCTTTTGTAACTTTTGATGATCATGATACAGTTGATAAAATTGTTGTTCAGAAATACCACACTATTAATGGGCATAATTGTGAAGTGAAAAAGGCCCTTTCTAAACAAGAAATGCAGTCTGCTGGATCGCAAAGAGGTCGTGGAGGTGGATCTGGCAACTTTATGGGTCGTGGAGGAAACTTTGGAGGTGGTGGTAACTTTGGCCGCAGTGGAAACTTTGGTGGAAGAGGAGGCtatggtggtggaggtggtggcAGCAGAGGTAGTTATGGAGGAGGTGATGGTGGATATAATGGATTTGGAGGTGATGGTGGCAACTATGGTGGTGGTCCTGGTTATAGTAGTAGAGGAGGCTATGGTGGCAGTGGACCAGGATATGGAAACCAAGGAGGTGGATATGGTGGCGGTGGTGGAGGATATGATGGTTACAATGAAGGAGGAAATTTTGGAGGTAACTATGGTGGTGGTGGGAACTATAATGATTTTGGAAATTATAGTGGACAACAGCAATCAAATTATGGACCCATGAAGGGGGGCAGTTTTGGTGGAAGAAGCTCGGGCAGTCCCTATGGTGGTGGTTATGGATCTGGTGGTGGAAGTGGTGGATATGGTAGCAGAAGGTTCtaa
- the LOC122491451 gene encoding heterogeneous nuclear ribonucleoprotein A3-like isoform X1, translated as MEVKPPPGRPQPDSGRRRRRRGEEGHDPKEPEQLRKLFIGGLSFETTDDSLREHFEKWGTLTDCVVMRDPQTKRSRGFGFVTYSCVEEVDAAMCARPHKVDGRVVEPKRAVSREDSVKPGAHLTVKKIFVGGIKEDTEEYNLRDYFEKYGKIETIEVMEDRQSGKKRGFAFVTFDDHDTVDKIVVQKYHTINGHNCEVKKALSKQEMQSAGSQRGRGGGSGNFMGRGGNFGGGGNFGRSGNFGGRGGYGGGGGGSRGSYGGGDGGYNGFGGDGGNYGGGPGYSSRGGYGGSGPGYGNQGGGYGGGGGGYDGYNEGGNFGGNYGGGGNYNDFGNYSGQQQSNYGPMKGGSFGGRSSGSPYGGGYGSGGGSGGYGSRRF; from the coding sequence ATGGAGGTAAAACCGCCGCCCGGTCGCCCCCAGCCCGACTCcggccgtcgccgccgccgccggggggAGGAGGGCCATGATCCAAAGGAACCAGAGCAGTTAAGAAAACTGTTTATTGGTGGTTTGAGCTTTGAAACTACAGATGATAGTTTaagagaacattttgaaaaatggggCACACTTACAGATTGTGTGGTGATGAGAGACCCCCAAACAAAACGTTCCAGGGGTTTTGGTTTTGTGACTTACTCTTGTGTGGAGGAGGTGGATGCAGCAATGTGTGCTCGACCACACAAGGTTGATGGGCGTGTAGTGGAACCAAAGAGAGCTGTTTCTAGAGAGGATTCTGTAAAGCCTGGTGCCCATCTAACTGTGAAGAAAATTTTTGTCGGTGGtattaaagaagatacagaagaatatAATTTGAGAGACTACTTTGAAAAGTATGGCAAGATTGAAACCATAGAAGTTATGGAGGACAGGCAgagtggaaaaaagagaggatTTGCTTTTGTAACTTTTGATGATCATGATACAGTTGATAAAATTGTTGTTCAGAAATACCACACTATTAATGGGCATAATTGTGAAGTGAAAAAGGCCCTTTCTAAACAAGAAATGCAGTCTGCTGGATCGCAAAGAGGTCGTGGAGGTGGATCTGGCAACTTTATGGGTCGTGGAGGAAACTTTGGAGGTGGTGGTAACTTTGGCCGCAGTGGAAACTTTGGTGGAAGAGGAGGCtatggtggtggaggtggtggcAGCAGAGGTAGTTATGGAGGAGGTGATGGTGGATATAATGGATTTGGAGGTGATGGTGGCAACTATGGTGGTGGTCCTGGTTATAGTAGTAGAGGAGGCTATGGTGGCAGTGGACCAGGATATGGAAACCAAGGAGGTGGATATGGTGGCGGTGGTGGAGGATATGATGGTTACAATGAAGGAGGAAATTTTGGAGGTAACTATGGTGGTGGTGGGAACTATAATGATTTTGGAAATTATAGTGGACAACAGCAATCAAATTATGGACCCATGAAGGGGGGCAGTTTTGGTGGAAGAAGCTCGGGCAGTCCCTATGGTGGTGGTTATGGATCTGGTGGTGGAAGTGGTGGATATGGTAGCAGAAGGTTCtaa